From a region of the Nitrosarchaeum sp. genome:
- a CDS encoding TIGR00296 family protein — MKDYNNLSKEDGKLLVSTARKIVTEYIKNNTKLKLENEFKNNFSFKSGVFVTLNNKQGLRGCIGYPLPNKLLYDALYDAAISAATKDPRFPPVKDKDLNSIIFEVTVLTSPKKIIVNNPDEYLSKIKVGRDGLIVKNGYHSGLLLPQVPVDYNWNEKEFLEHTCEKAGLSKDSWKDPTTIIESFEGIIFKEYHN, encoded by the coding sequence GATTATAATAATTTATCAAAAGAAGATGGTAAACTTCTTGTAAGTACGGCAAGAAAAATTGTTACTGAATATATTAAAAATAATACAAAACTAAAACTTGAAAATGAATTTAAAAATAATTTTTCATTTAAATCTGGAGTATTTGTAACATTAAATAATAAACAAGGATTACGTGGTTGCATAGGTTATCCCTTACCAAATAAATTATTGTATGATGCATTATATGATGCAGCAATTTCTGCTGCAACAAAAGATCCAAGATTTCCTCCTGTTAAAGATAAAGATCTAAATTCAATAATATTTGAAGTAACTGTATTAACTTCACCAAAAAAAATTATTGTAAATAACCCTGATGAATATTTATCAAAGATCAAAGTAGGAAGAGATGGTTTAATTGTCAAGAATGGATATCATTCTGGATTACTTTTACCACAAGTTCCAGTTGATTACAATTGGAATGAAAAAGAATTTCTTGAACACACTTGCGAAAAAGCTGGACTATCAAAAGATTCATGGAAAGATCCAACAACTATCATTGAATCATTTGAAGGAATTATTTTCAAAGAATATCATAATTAA